One window from the genome of Immundisolibacter sp. encodes:
- a CDS encoding ABC transporter ATP-binding protein produces the protein MRLLLHLARAYPGRSLLTLLSLLLAGLLDGLGLSSLLTMLVTVADDGAGQPLPAQQVTRFLAMLGIPPRLGPLLALMVIAMVVKAVMTLAANAQVGYTMARVATDLRQRLLRAALSSRWEYYLHTPIGALSNAISGEANQAANAYFCAAQMMAVLVQALIYSALAMMVSWQATLAALLLGGLLMGAMGGLVRRARRASRRQHKLTAQLVIYLTDVLQSVKPLKAMGREDLADGILAAQTRQIDKALRRQVIAKEALPAVQDPLFASLTAGGLYLAIQHLGLSLASVMVVIFLLARVLGYFSKTQRQYQAMVASGTAYWRMLAAIERAQSAAEPPAGGATPRLERGIELRGVRFAYGERAVLDGVDLNIPARQLTTLIGPSGAGKTTLVDIVIGLLQPQSGQVLIDGVPLETLDRRAWRRMIGYVPQDTLLLHDSVLVNVTLGDPALGREDAERALRQAGAWDFVATLEQGLDTPVGERGGKLSGGQRQRIAIARALIHQPALLILDEPTSALDAAAEMAVRDTLRELKGRYTLLAITHRPALLDVSDHVFHIAKGTLHPAGEPVS, from the coding sequence ATGCGCCTGCTGCTGCACTTGGCCCGCGCCTATCCTGGCCGCAGCCTGCTGACGCTGCTGTCGCTGTTGCTGGCCGGGCTGCTGGACGGACTGGGCCTGTCCTCGCTGCTGACCATGCTGGTGACGGTGGCGGATGACGGTGCCGGTCAGCCGCTGCCGGCGCAGCAGGTGACGCGGTTTCTGGCCATGTTGGGTATCCCGCCGCGGCTCGGACCGCTGCTGGCCCTGATGGTGATTGCCATGGTGGTAAAGGCGGTGATGACCCTGGCCGCCAACGCCCAGGTGGGCTACACCATGGCACGCGTGGCGACCGACCTGCGCCAACGCCTGTTGCGCGCGGCGCTGTCGAGCCGCTGGGAGTACTACCTGCACACGCCGATCGGCGCGCTGTCGAACGCCATATCCGGCGAGGCGAACCAGGCGGCCAACGCCTATTTCTGCGCGGCGCAGATGATGGCCGTACTGGTGCAGGCGCTCATCTACTCGGCGCTGGCGATGATGGTGTCCTGGCAGGCGACGCTGGCGGCGCTGCTGCTGGGCGGCCTGCTGATGGGCGCCATGGGCGGACTGGTACGCCGCGCGCGCCGCGCCTCCAGACGCCAGCATAAGCTCACCGCGCAGCTGGTGATCTACCTCACGGACGTGCTGCAGTCGGTCAAGCCGCTGAAGGCCATGGGGCGCGAGGATCTCGCCGACGGCATCCTGGCCGCCCAGACGCGGCAGATCGACAAGGCCCTGCGCCGGCAAGTGATCGCCAAGGAGGCCCTGCCGGCGGTGCAGGACCCGTTGTTTGCCTCGCTGACGGCCGGCGGGCTGTATCTGGCCATCCAGCATCTGGGCCTGTCGCTGGCCTCGGTGATGGTGGTGATCTTTCTGCTGGCGCGGGTGCTCGGCTATTTCAGCAAGACGCAGCGCCAGTACCAGGCCATGGTGGCCTCCGGCACCGCCTACTGGCGCATGCTCGCGGCGATCGAGCGGGCGCAGTCGGCGGCGGAGCCGCCGGCCGGCGGCGCAACGCCGCGCCTGGAACGCGGCATCGAGTTGCGCGGGGTGCGCTTCGCCTACGGCGAGCGGGCCGTGCTGGACGGCGTCGACCTGAACATCCCGGCCCGGCAACTGACCACCCTGATCGGTCCGTCCGGCGCCGGCAAGACCACGCTGGTGGACATCGTCATCGGCCTGCTGCAGCCGCAGTCCGGGCAGGTGCTGATCGACGGCGTGCCGCTGGAGACGCTGGACCGGCGCGCCTGGCGGCGCATGATCGGCTACGTGCCGCAGGACACGCTGCTGCTGCACGACAGTGTGTTGGTGAACGTGACGCTGGGCGATCCGGCGCTCGGCCGTGAAGACGCCGAACGCGCGCTGCGCCAGGCCGGCGCCTGGGACTTCGTGGCGACCCTGGAACAGGGCCTGGACACGCCGGTCGGCGAACGCGGCGGCAAGCTGTCCGGCGGGCAGCGCCAGCGCATCGCCATCGCCCGCGCGCTGATCCACCAGCCGGCGCTGCTGATCCTGGACGAGCCGACCTCGGCGCTGGACGCCGCCGCCGAGATGGCCGTGCGCGACACGCTGCGCGAATTGAAGGGCCGCTATACGCTGCTGGCCATCACCCACCGGCCGGCGCTGCTGGACGTTTCCGACCACGTCTTCCATATCGCCAAAGGCACCCTGCACCCGGCCGGCGAGCCGGTCAGCTGA
- a CDS encoding lysophospholipid acyltransferase family protein: MATLRKRVWLPLRRVWRRGVFRLLRAVARALASRPLTTRRVGRFVGGLNYALRPAQRRRDLANLRLALPGRPAAELPAIARESLCDASVGALEFLQMVDGRLELAQFLGPITAHGREHLDRALAGGRGVLGVGLHLGHFSKVPLWLAQAGYPVTIVIREARQVPPGYYIGALQRLGIEAIRIERDQAAAPRVLDALRRGRLVMIYLDQGVKNDGGIQIEFLGKRVPMPAGPLVLARRARAPIVPVFLHPELHEVVIHPPLPAPAGTLREDDPTLQTLYRLAEAEIRAHPAFWQWRYRRWGRS, from the coding sequence ATGGCCACGCTGCGCAAGCGCGTGTGGCTGCCGCTGCGGCGCGTCTGGCGGCGCGGCGTGTTTCGCCTGCTGCGCGCCGTGGCGCGTGCACTGGCCAGCCGTCCGCTGACCACGCGCCGGGTCGGGCGCTTCGTTGGCGGGCTCAACTACGCCCTGCGCCCGGCCCAGCGGCGACGCGATCTTGCCAATCTGCGTCTGGCCCTGCCGGGGCGGCCGGCGGCGGAACTGCCCGCCATCGCCCGCGAATCGCTGTGCGACGCCAGCGTCGGCGCGCTCGAGTTCCTGCAGATGGTCGACGGCAGGCTCGAGCTGGCGCAGTTCCTGGGGCCGATCACGGCCCACGGCCGCGAGCATCTGGATCGGGCCCTGGCCGGCGGGCGCGGCGTGCTGGGCGTGGGCCTGCACCTGGGACATTTCAGCAAGGTGCCGCTGTGGTTGGCGCAGGCCGGCTACCCGGTCACCATCGTCATCCGCGAGGCGCGCCAGGTGCCGCCGGGCTACTACATCGGAGCGCTGCAGCGCTTGGGGATAGAAGCGATCCGCATCGAGCGCGACCAGGCTGCCGCGCCGCGCGTGCTCGACGCCCTGCGCCGCGGCCGGTTGGTAATGATCTACCTGGACCAGGGCGTCAAGAACGACGGCGGCATCCAGATCGAGTTCCTGGGCAAGCGCGTGCCGATGCCGGCCGGGCCGCTGGTGCTGGCGCGCCGGGCGCGGGCGCCGATCGTGCCGGTGTTCCTGCATCCGGAACTGCACGAAGTGGTGATCCACCCGCCGCTGCCGGCGCCGGCCGGCACACTGCGCGAGGACGACCCGACCCTGCAGACCCTGTATCGCCTGGCGGAGGCCGAAATCCGCGCCCATCCCGCCTTTTGGCAGTGGCGCTACCGGCGCTGGGGACGCAGCTGA
- a CDS encoding SDR family oxidoreductase, whose protein sequence is MDLQLTGKRALVTGSTAGIGYAIAVSLAREGAQVIITGRTQAGVDAALGSLLADTGVSGLGFAGDLGEAAVCTALAAAYPDVDILVNNLGIFDAKPFEDIPDADWLRFFEVNVMAGVRLARACLPAMRRRDWGRIVFVSSESAINIPAEMVHYGMTKTAQLAVSRGLAESLAGTGITVNSVLPGPTRSRGVVGFLEKMAAEAGQPVADIEREFFNRARPSSLIRRFAEPAEVAALVTYVVSPLASATTGAALRVDGGIVRNPF, encoded by the coding sequence ATGGATCTGCAACTCACCGGCAAGCGCGCGCTGGTCACCGGCAGCACCGCCGGCATCGGTTACGCCATCGCCGTCAGCCTGGCGCGCGAGGGCGCGCAGGTCATCATCACCGGCCGCACACAGGCCGGCGTGGACGCGGCGCTGGGCAGCCTGCTGGCCGATACCGGCGTGTCGGGGCTGGGCTTTGCCGGCGATCTGGGCGAGGCGGCGGTGTGCACGGCGCTGGCGGCGGCTTACCCGGACGTGGACATCCTGGTCAACAACCTCGGCATCTTCGATGCCAAACCCTTCGAGGACATTCCGGACGCCGACTGGCTGCGTTTTTTCGAGGTCAACGTGATGGCCGGCGTGCGCCTGGCGCGGGCCTGCCTGCCGGCCATGCGGCGGCGCGACTGGGGGCGCATCGTGTTCGTTTCGAGCGAGAGCGCCATCAACATTCCGGCCGAGATGGTGCACTACGGCATGACCAAGACCGCCCAGCTGGCCGTCTCGCGCGGCCTGGCCGAGTCGCTGGCCGGCACCGGCATCACCGTCAACAGCGTGCTGCCGGGGCCGACCCGCTCGCGCGGCGTGGTGGGCTTCCTCGAAAAGATGGCCGCCGAGGCCGGCCAGCCGGTGGCCGACATCGAGCGCGAGTTCTTCAACCGTGCCCGGCCGAGCTCGCTGATCCGGCGTTTTGCCGAGCCGGCCGAGGTGGCGGCGCTGGTCACCTACGTGGTCAGTCCGCTGGCCTCTGCCACCACCGGCGCCGCGCTGCGGGTCGATGGCGGCATCGTGCGCAATCCGTTCTGA
- a CDS encoding NAD(P)/FAD-dependent oxidoreductase has product MNDPRITPPLPPDFDAVIVGAGFAGLYMLHKLREAGFTAHVFEAGDGVGGTWYWNRYPGARCDIESVDYSYSFSPELEQEWQWTERYPRQPEILAYLNHVADRFDLRRDIELNTRVTAAHFDEHAGLWRIETDRGQPVTARHCVMATGCLSVPKAPELPGIERFAGATYLTAAWPKDGVDFTGLRVGVIGTGSTAIQVIPQVARQAKHLTVFQRTANFSVPARNGPLPAAEQQRIKAGYPDRRALSRRSLFGIPVAVPEAPRRTRDIPPAELNQTLETLWAQGGAMSLLAAAPDVLVDPEANARVAEFVRRKIRATVKDPDLAERLCPSTHPLGTKRLCLDTEYYETFNRDNVTLVDLRATPIETLTEHGLRTREAEYRLDALIFATGFDAMTGALLAMDIRGRNGRSLREAWADGPHTYLGLASAGFPNLFLITGPQSPSVFTNMVMSIEQHVDWIADCLAYLRARGIRCIEASAPAQAQWEAHVAAVADATLMPQADSWYVGANVPGKPRVFMAYLGGLGPYRQRCDEVAAQGYTGFELTPAAATV; this is encoded by the coding sequence ATGAACGACCCACGCATCACGCCACCCCTGCCCCCCGATTTCGACGCGGTCATCGTCGGCGCCGGCTTTGCCGGCCTGTACATGCTGCACAAGCTGCGCGAGGCCGGCTTCACGGCGCACGTGTTCGAGGCCGGCGACGGCGTCGGCGGCACCTGGTACTGGAACCGCTATCCGGGTGCCCGCTGCGACATCGAGAGCGTGGACTATTCGTATTCCTTCTCGCCCGAGCTGGAGCAGGAGTGGCAGTGGACCGAGCGCTACCCGCGCCAGCCGGAGATCCTGGCCTACCTGAACCACGTCGCCGACCGCTTCGACCTGCGCCGCGACATCGAGCTGAATACCCGCGTCACGGCGGCGCATTTCGATGAACACGCCGGCCTGTGGCGCATCGAAACCGACCGTGGCCAGCCAGTTACGGCGCGCCATTGCGTGATGGCCACCGGTTGCCTGTCGGTACCCAAGGCGCCCGAGCTGCCGGGCATCGAACGCTTTGCCGGCGCCACCTATCTGACCGCCGCCTGGCCGAAGGACGGTGTCGACTTCACCGGCCTTCGCGTGGGCGTGATCGGCACCGGTTCCACGGCCATCCAGGTGATCCCGCAGGTGGCCCGCCAGGCCAAACACCTGACGGTGTTCCAGCGCACCGCCAACTTCAGCGTGCCGGCGCGCAACGGCCCGCTGCCGGCGGCCGAACAGCAGCGCATCAAGGCCGGTTACCCGGATCGCCGCGCGCTGAGCCGCCGATCGCTGTTCGGAATTCCCGTCGCGGTACCGGAGGCGCCGCGGCGCACGCGCGACATTCCGCCCGCCGAGCTGAATCAGACGCTCGAAACGCTGTGGGCACAGGGCGGCGCCATGAGTCTGCTGGCCGCCGCGCCGGACGTGCTGGTGGACCCGGAGGCCAACGCGCGGGTGGCCGAGTTCGTGCGCCGCAAGATCCGCGCCACGGTCAAGGATCCCGACCTTGCCGAGCGGCTGTGCCCGAGCACGCATCCGCTGGGCACCAAGCGCCTGTGTCTGGACACCGAGTACTACGAGACCTTCAACCGCGACAACGTGACGCTGGTCGACCTGCGCGCCACGCCGATCGAGACGCTCACCGAGCACGGCCTGCGCACGCGCGAGGCCGAATACCGGCTCGATGCGCTGATCTTCGCCACCGGCTTCGATGCCATGACCGGCGCCCTGCTGGCCATGGACATCCGCGGGCGCAACGGCCGCAGCCTGCGCGAGGCATGGGCGGACGGCCCGCACACCTACCTGGGCCTGGCCAGCGCCGGCTTCCCGAACCTGTTCCTGATCACCGGACCGCAAAGTCCGTCGGTATTCACCAACATGGTGATGTCCATCGAGCAGCACGTGGACTGGATTGCCGACTGTCTTGCCTACCTGCGTGCCCGCGGCATCCGCTGCATCGAGGCCAGCGCCCCGGCGCAGGCGCAGTGGGAGGCGCACGTCGCGGCGGTGGCCGACGCCACGCTCATGCCGCAGGCAGATTCCTGGTACGTCGGCGCCAACGTGCCTGGCAAGCCGCGCGTGTTCATGGCCTACCTCGGTGGCCTCGGACCGTACCGGCAGCGCTGCGATGAGGTGGCGGCGCAGGGCTATACCGGCTTCGAGCTCACGCCGGCGGCGGCCACGGTTTGA
- a CDS encoding arginyltransferase — protein MIFNTRFGRLFFFSTEPQTCSYLPDREAVMLFADPNKVIDTETYARLIDYGFRRSGDNVYRPHCRGCTACVPVRIPVADFLPDRAQRRAWQRNQDLTVSRARTEFGPEHLDLYHRYQVARHDGRAGVRDAREQLEFLRSRFIDTSSLEYRLDGRLVMVSVIDQMPQGLSAVYTFYEADDAALARRSLGTFGVLRLIEECRKRNLPWLYLGYWIADSEKMAYKSRYQPLHAYQHGRWERLAPTDQDAEINP, from the coding sequence ATGATCTTTAACACCCGCTTCGGACGGCTGTTTTTCTTCTCCACCGAACCGCAGACCTGCAGCTACCTGCCGGACCGCGAGGCGGTGATGCTGTTCGCCGACCCGAACAAGGTCATCGACACCGAGACCTACGCCCGCCTGATCGATTACGGCTTTCGCCGCAGCGGCGACAACGTCTACCGACCGCACTGCCGCGGTTGCACCGCCTGCGTGCCGGTGCGCATTCCGGTGGCGGATTTTCTGCCCGACCGCGCCCAGCGCCGCGCCTGGCAGCGCAATCAGGACCTGACCGTCAGCCGCGCGCGCACCGAATTCGGCCCCGAGCATCTGGACCTCTACCACCGCTATCAGGTGGCGCGCCACGACGGCCGGGCGGGCGTGCGCGACGCGCGCGAGCAGCTCGAATTCCTGCGCAGCCGCTTCATCGACACCTCCAGCCTGGAGTACCGGCTCGACGGTCGGCTGGTGATGGTCAGCGTCATCGACCAGATGCCGCAGGGCCTATCGGCGGTGTACACCTTCTATGAGGCGGACGACGCGGCGCTGGCCCGCCGCAGCCTGGGCACCTTCGGCGTGCTGCGGCTGATCGAGGAATGCCGTAAGCGCAACCTGCCCTGGCTGTATCTGGGCTACTGGATCGCCGATTCGGAAAAAATGGCCTACAAGAGTCGCTACCAGCCGCTGCACGCCTACCAGCACGGGCGCTGGGAGCGGCTGGCGCCGACCGATCAGGACGCGGAAATCAACCCGTAG
- the aat gene encoding leucyl/phenylalanyl-tRNA--protein transferase, which produces MSGPRLYWVREARWRVGWPPPEQACEEPNGLLAAGGDLQPATLIDAYRRGIFPWFSEGDPILWWSPQPRAVLWPQDFAPSRSLRRRLTRGDYRVSFDTAFDAVVAACAAPRPGASGTWITPAIGSAYGALHRLGYAHSVEAWQDGELVGGLYGVVLGQVFFGESMFSRCTDASKVAFAHLVRYLLNHDCRLIDCQVSSGHLASLGAVDMPRAEFLTWLDRLARPPDPRGPWHVDDDL; this is translated from the coding sequence TTGAGCGGACCGCGCCTGTACTGGGTGCGCGAGGCTCGCTGGCGGGTCGGCTGGCCGCCACCGGAACAGGCCTGTGAGGAACCCAACGGCCTGCTCGCGGCGGGCGGCGATTTGCAACCGGCGACGCTGATCGACGCCTATCGGCGCGGCATCTTTCCCTGGTTCAGCGAGGGTGACCCGATCCTGTGGTGGTCGCCGCAGCCGCGCGCCGTGCTGTGGCCGCAGGATTTCGCGCCTTCGCGCAGTCTGCGCCGGCGCCTGACGCGGGGCGACTATCGGGTCAGTTTCGATACCGCCTTCGACGCCGTGGTCGCCGCCTGCGCCGCGCCGCGGCCGGGCGCCAGCGGTACCTGGATCACACCGGCCATAGGCAGCGCGTATGGCGCGCTGCACCGGCTGGGTTACGCGCACAGCGTCGAGGCCTGGCAGGACGGCGAGCTGGTCGGCGGCCTGTATGGCGTGGTGCTGGGGCAGGTGTTTTTTGGCGAGTCCATGTTCAGCCGGTGCACCGATGCGTCCAAGGTGGCGTTTGCGCATCTGGTGCGGTATTTGCTAAACCATGACTGCCGGCTGATCGACTGTCAGGTCAGTTCGGGCCATCTGGCAAGCCTGGGCGCCGTGGACATGCCGCGGGCCGAGTTCTTAACATGGCTCGACCGGCTCGCCCGACCACCGGACCCACGCGGACCCTGGCACGTCGATGATGATCTTTAA
- a CDS encoding GNAT family N-acetyltransferase yields the protein MLTRIHPVPDRVKTRFVDSIKAVPAASWNGLDLAGNPFLRHEFLLALEESACVDGRSGWASQHLLIEQGGRLLAAAPVYVKQHSYGEYVFDWAWANAYQRAGLSYYPKLVVAVPFTPVTGPRLLLAPGAHEAALLATAGEALIAHAKALRASSVHWLFTPERQTTALAGGQWLQRVGHQFHWENRGYGSFDDYLAALTAEKRKKVRRERRQVAEAGIRVEVVPGSHAGAVEWAAMYGFYRATVARHGAIAYLTEAFFQRLGETLADCVVLLLAVRDGRYVAGALNLQGTDALYGRYWGCLADYHSLHFETCYYRAIEYCIDQGLARFEAGAQGEHKLSRGFLPVPTHSLHWLAEPRFADAVADYLVEETGEMERYRELLAEHSPFRREQP from the coding sequence TTGCTGACTCGAATCCATCCGGTGCCGGACCGCGTCAAGACCCGTTTCGTCGACAGCATCAAGGCCGTTCCCGCTGCGTCGTGGAACGGCCTCGACCTGGCCGGCAACCCATTCTTGCGGCACGAATTCCTGCTGGCGCTGGAGGAATCCGCCTGCGTGGACGGCCGCTCCGGTTGGGCCAGCCAGCATCTGCTGATCGAGCAGGGCGGCCGGTTGCTGGCGGCGGCGCCGGTGTACGTGAAGCAGCACTCCTACGGCGAGTACGTGTTCGACTGGGCCTGGGCCAACGCCTACCAGCGCGCCGGCCTGAGCTACTACCCGAAGCTGGTGGTGGCGGTGCCGTTCACGCCGGTGACCGGGCCGCGGCTGCTGCTGGCGCCGGGCGCGCACGAGGCGGCGCTGCTGGCCACGGCCGGCGAGGCGCTGATTGCGCACGCCAAGGCGCTGCGGGCGTCGTCCGTGCACTGGCTGTTCACGCCCGAGCGGCAGACGACGGCGCTGGCCGGCGGACAGTGGTTGCAGCGCGTCGGGCACCAGTTTCATTGGGAAAACCGCGGCTACGGCAGCTTCGACGATTACCTGGCCGCGCTGACGGCCGAGAAGCGCAAGAAGGTCCGCCGCGAGCGCCGCCAGGTGGCCGAGGCCGGCATCCGCGTCGAGGTGGTGCCGGGCAGCCATGCCGGCGCGGTCGAGTGGGCGGCGATGTACGGGTTTTACCGCGCCACGGTGGCCCGCCACGGGGCGATTGCGTATCTGACCGAAGCGTTCTTCCAGCGTCTGGGCGAGACGCTGGCCGATTGCGTGGTGCTGCTGCTGGCGGTGCGCGATGGCCGCTACGTGGCCGGGGCGCTCAACCTGCAGGGCACGGACGCGCTGTACGGCCGCTACTGGGGCTGCCTGGCCGACTACCACAGCCTGCATTTCGAGACCTGCTATTACCGGGCCATCGAGTACTGCATCGACCAGGGTCTTGCGCGCTTCGAGGCCGGCGCGCAGGGCGAGCACAAGTTGAGTCGCGGCTTTCTGCCGGTGCCGACCCATTCCCTGCACTGGTTGGCCGAGCCGCGGTTCGCCGATGCGGTGGCCGACTATCTGGTCGAGGAGACCGGCGAGATGGAGCGCTACCGCGAGCTGCTGGCGGAGCACTCGCCGTTTCGCCGCGAGCAGCCTTGA
- the ahcY gene encoding adenosylhomocysteinase → MNAIQKPHDFLVADLALADWGRKEIAIAESEMPGLMATRAEYGAAKPLAGARIAGSLHMTIQTAVLIETLQALGADIRWASCNIFSTQDHAAAAIAAAGTPVFAVKGETLDEYWAYTHRIFDFDGGANMILDDGGDATLLLILGARAEQDASVIAKPENDEEVALYKAIRERIASQPGWYSRQLAGIRGVTEETTTGVKRLYQMAAEGRLPFPAINVNDSVTKSKFDNLYGCRESLVDGIKRATDVMIAGKIAVVAGYGDVGKGCAQSLRGLGASVWITEIDPICALQAAMEGYRVVTMDEAAPLADIFVTATGNVDVITHDHMAAMKTQAIVCNIGHFDSEIDVASLRQYRWENIKPQVDHIIFPDGKRIILLAEGRLVNLGCATGHPSFVMSNSFTNQVLAQIELFCHGDRYQKQVYVLPKHLDEKVATLHLARIGARVTRLTDKQAAYLGLSQQGPFKPEHYRY, encoded by the coding sequence GTGAACGCCATCCAGAAACCGCACGACTTCCTGGTCGCCGATCTTGCCCTGGCCGACTGGGGGCGCAAGGAAATCGCCATCGCCGAGAGCGAAATGCCCGGCCTGATGGCCACCCGCGCCGAGTACGGCGCCGCCAAGCCGCTGGCCGGCGCGCGCATCGCCGGTTCCCTGCACATGACCATCCAGACCGCGGTGCTGATCGAAACGCTGCAGGCGCTGGGTGCCGACATTCGCTGGGCGTCCTGCAACATCTTCTCGACCCAGGACCACGCCGCCGCGGCCATCGCCGCCGCCGGCACGCCGGTGTTCGCCGTCAAGGGCGAGACGCTGGACGAGTACTGGGCCTACACGCACCGCATCTTCGATTTCGACGGCGGCGCCAACATGATCCTGGACGACGGCGGCGACGCCACGCTGCTGCTGATCCTGGGCGCGCGCGCCGAACAGGACGCCAGCGTCATCGCCAAACCCGAAAATGACGAGGAAGTGGCCCTCTACAAGGCCATCCGCGAGCGCATCGCCAGCCAACCGGGCTGGTACAGCCGCCAGCTGGCCGGCATCCGCGGCGTGACCGAGGAGACCACCACCGGCGTCAAGCGCCTGTACCAGATGGCCGCCGAGGGCCGCCTGCCGTTCCCGGCCATCAACGTCAACGACTCGGTCACCAAGAGCAAGTTCGACAACCTGTACGGCTGCCGCGAGTCGCTGGTGGACGGCATCAAGCGCGCCACGGACGTGATGATCGCCGGCAAGATCGCCGTGGTGGCCGGCTACGGCGACGTCGGCAAGGGCTGCGCGCAGTCCCTGCGGGGCCTGGGCGCCAGCGTGTGGATTACCGAAATCGACCCCATCTGCGCCCTGCAGGCGGCCATGGAAGGCTACCGCGTGGTGACCATGGACGAGGCCGCGCCGCTGGCCGACATCTTCGTCACCGCCACCGGCAACGTGGACGTCATCACCCACGACCACATGGCGGCCATGAAGACGCAGGCCATCGTCTGCAACATCGGCCACTTCGATTCCGAAATCGACGTCGCCTCGCTGCGCCAGTACCGCTGGGAGAACATCAAGCCGCAGGTCGATCACATCATCTTCCCGGACGGCAAGCGCATCATCCTGCTGGCCGAAGGGCGCCTGGTGAACCTCGGCTGCGCCACCGGCCACCCGAGCTTCGTGATGTCCAACTCCTTCACCAACCAGGTGCTGGCGCAGATCGAGCTGTTCTGCCACGGCGATCGTTACCAGAAGCAGGTCTACGTGCTGCCCAAGCACCTGGACGAGAAAGTCGCCACGTTGCACCTGGCGCGCATCGGCGCCCGCGTGACGCGCCTGACCGACAAGCAGGCGGCGTACCTGGGCCTGTCGCAGCAGGGGCCGTTCAAGCCCGAGCATTACCGCTACTGA
- the metF gene encoding methylenetetrahydrofolate reductase [NAD(P)H], with translation MSSAPSFSFEFFPPRSDEAAARLAEARRALLPLRPGYVSVTFGAGGSTRDLTLDTVATLQRQDGVPVAPHISCVGATAASLSELLDAYRALGIRRLVALRGDLPSGMGDTPGEFRYASDLVAFIRRQTGDWFHLEVAAYPEVHPQARSARADLEAFVRKVQAGADGAITQYFFNADAYFRFCDAAAAAGVTVPIVPGVMPITNYTQLARFSAACGAEIPRWLARRLEDYGDDLDGLRAFGLDVTLALCRRLLEGGAPGIHFYTLNRAEPTATLWQALGLGQPTESC, from the coding sequence GTGAGCAGCGCGCCCAGCTTCAGCTTCGAGTTCTTCCCGCCGCGCAGCGACGAGGCGGCGGCGCGCCTGGCGGAGGCGCGCCGCGCCCTGCTGCCGCTGCGGCCCGGTTACGTGTCGGTCACCTTCGGCGCCGGCGGCAGCACGCGGGATCTGACGCTGGACACCGTCGCCACCCTGCAGCGGCAGGACGGCGTGCCGGTGGCGCCGCACATCTCCTGCGTCGGCGCCACCGCGGCCAGTCTCAGCGAACTGCTGGACGCCTACCGGGCGCTGGGCATCCGCCGACTGGTGGCGCTGCGCGGCGATCTGCCGTCCGGCATGGGCGACACGCCGGGCGAATTCCGCTACGCCAGCGACTTGGTGGCCTTCATCCGCCGCCAGACCGGCGACTGGTTTCACCTGGAAGTGGCCGCCTACCCGGAAGTCCACCCGCAGGCCAGGAGCGCCCGCGCGGACCTGGAGGCCTTCGTGCGCAAGGTGCAGGCCGGCGCCGACGGGGCCATCACGCAGTATTTCTTCAACGCCGACGCCTATTTCCGCTTCTGCGATGCGGCCGCCGCGGCTGGCGTCACGGTGCCGATCGTGCCCGGCGTGATGCCGATCACCAACTACACGCAACTGGCGCGCTTCTCGGCCGCCTGCGGGGCGGAAATCCCGCGCTGGCTGGCGCGCCGGCTGGAGGACTACGGCGACGACCTCGACGGCCTGCGCGCCTTCGGGCTGGACGTGACCCTGGCGCTGTGCCGCCGCCTGCTGGAAGGCGGCGCGCCCGGCATCCACTTCTACACCCTGAACCGCGCCGAACCGACCGCCACCCTGTGGCAGGCCCTGGGCCTGGGCCAGCCGACCGAGTCCTGCTGA
- a CDS encoding type II toxin-antitoxin system Phd/YefM family antitoxin, with protein sequence MGTKFSEDVIPLADLKVNPGRVVKHATDAHRPVLLTSRGRGVAVVQSLNDYEAAEEERAFMRAVVAGLADLEAGRELSLAQAKARLGLK encoded by the coding sequence ATGGGCACCAAGTTCTCCGAGGATGTGATCCCGCTGGCCGACCTGAAGGTCAACCCCGGCCGCGTCGTCAAGCATGCGACAGACGCGCACCGGCCTGTGCTGCTGACCAGCCGCGGGCGCGGCGTGGCCGTGGTGCAATCGCTGAACGACTACGAGGCGGCCGAGGAGGAACGCGCATTCATGCGGGCGGTCGTTGCCGGTCTGGCCGACCTCGAGGCGGGCCGAGAGCTGTCGCTTGCACAGGCCAAGGCGCGGCTCGGTCTGAAGTAG
- a CDS encoding type II toxin-antitoxin system RelE/ParE family toxin, whose translation MAKAAIRLAESALADLESIRAWYAGQGVPEVGERLLGQIVASIEALADHPDMGRIVPEFDQPFLRELIRPPFRIVYRRDPKHVRVVRVWRSERLLDVPDQDAP comes from the coding sequence GTGGCCAAGGCCGCCATCCGGCTCGCCGAATCCGCGCTGGCCGATCTGGAGTCGATACGGGCGTGGTACGCCGGACAGGGCGTGCCCGAGGTGGGCGAGCGCTTGCTTGGCCAAATCGTTGCGAGCATCGAGGCACTCGCCGATCATCCGGACATGGGGCGTATCGTCCCCGAGTTCGACCAGCCTTTTCTGCGCGAGCTGATCCGGCCACCGTTTCGCATCGTCTATCGGCGTGACCCGAAGCACGTGCGTGTCGTTCGGGTCTGGCGCAGTGAGCGCCTGCTCGACGTGCCGGACCAAGACGCGCCCTGA